In a single window of the Melioribacteraceae bacterium genome:
- a CDS encoding VWA domain-containing protein, giving the protein MLGHRFTKFLPSKSESIGFDQLLDIFLQILNITSGNVSEALNLLNKLDRKYSITKNGYGIGDFIEELKEKGFISDDNHNGNFSITAKSEKEIRRRSLEEIFGKLKKSGRGHHRSTFSGMGDEKNADRRSFQFGDSLDQIDLTSSIKNAQINHGINDFRLTEEDLEIEEMDYKTSSSTVLMIDISHSMILYGEDRISPAKKVAMALAELITTKYPSDTLDILTFGDDAKQIQIKDLPYLNVGPFHTNTVAGLEMAMDILRKKKNKNKQIFMITDGKPTCLKIGIKYYKNSFGLDSKIVNKTLDLAARCKKLGIQITTFMIARDSYLQQFVREFTKTNQGKAYYSSLNNLGEFVFEDYVRNRRKKMK; this is encoded by the coding sequence ATGCTCGGACACAGATTCACCAAATTTTTACCTTCAAAATCAGAGTCGATCGGCTTTGATCAACTTCTTGATATTTTCCTTCAAATTTTAAATATAACCTCGGGAAATGTATCTGAAGCCCTAAATCTTCTTAATAAGTTGGATAGAAAATACTCAATTACAAAGAATGGTTATGGAATTGGGGACTTTATAGAGGAATTGAAAGAAAAGGGCTTCATAAGTGATGATAACCATAATGGTAATTTTTCGATAACCGCTAAATCTGAAAAAGAAATTAGAAGACGTTCGCTTGAGGAAATTTTCGGGAAACTTAAAAAATCGGGGCGTGGTCATCATAGATCTACTTTTAGCGGCATGGGCGATGAAAAAAATGCTGACCGGAGATCATTTCAGTTTGGTGATTCACTCGACCAAATTGATCTCACGAGCTCAATTAAAAATGCTCAGATTAATCATGGTATAAATGATTTTAGACTTACAGAGGAGGACCTGGAAATTGAGGAGATGGATTATAAAACTTCCTCATCAACAGTATTGATGATAGACATTTCACATTCGATGATTCTTTATGGGGAGGATAGAATTAGCCCAGCCAAAAAAGTAGCTATGGCGCTTGCTGAACTAATTACAACAAAGTACCCATCTGATACTTTGGATATTCTGACTTTTGGTGATGACGCAAAACAAATTCAAATAAAAGATCTACCTTACCTTAATGTTGGACCTTTCCATACAAATACAGTTGCCGGGCTTGAGATGGCAATGGATATCTTAAGAAAGAAAAAAAACAAGAACAAACAGATTTTTATGATTACCGATGGTAAGCCCACATGTTTAAAAATTGGTATTAAATACTACAAAAACAGTTTTGGACTTGATTCAAAAATTGTAAATAAAACTCTCGATCTCGCAGCCCGTTGCAAAAAGCTGGGAATTCAAATTACAACCTTTATGATCGCGCGCGATTCATATCTTCAGCAGTTTGTTCGTGAGTTCACTAAAACTAATCAAGGAAAAGCATATTACAGTAGTTTGAATAATTTGGGGGAATTTGTGTTTGAAGACTACGTTCGTAACAGAAGAAAGAAAATGAAATAA
- the murB gene encoding UDP-N-acetylmuramate dehydrogenase — MKYYSNHSLKSYNTFALNETASHFYVIEEDHELYELHDKGVFNGEHLILGGGSNVLFTKNVECPVLHMKTIGIRKISEDETKVILDVKAGVEWNELVHYAVENNFYGIENLTDIPGTCGAAPIQNIGAYGVEIKDVLIDVQYFDIASKTIKVINSGDCNFGYRDSIFKNELKGKYIITGITIELKKTKKLITNYRAIKDFLGNKKEEDLTLHELSELISKIRSSKLPDPKRFGNAGSFFKNPEISKKQLEKLKENHSDLVFFEVENSKYKIPAAYMIEKCGFKGKNVGNVGTYNRQALVIINLGRATGNEILDYAKKIQDAVYQKFNVKIHPEVNII; from the coding sequence ATGAAATACTACTCAAATCATTCACTAAAATCATATAACACTTTTGCGTTAAATGAAACGGCATCTCACTTTTATGTAATTGAAGAGGATCATGAATTATATGAACTTCATGATAAAGGGGTATTCAACGGAGAACATTTAATTTTGGGTGGGGGCAGTAATGTACTTTTTACTAAAAATGTAGAATGCCCGGTACTTCATATGAAAACGATTGGGATTAGAAAAATATCGGAGGATGAAACTAAAGTAATTCTTGATGTTAAAGCCGGAGTTGAATGGAATGAGTTAGTTCATTATGCAGTCGAAAATAATTTTTATGGAATTGAAAACTTAACAGATATTCCGGGTACTTGCGGTGCGGCTCCAATCCAGAATATTGGTGCATATGGAGTTGAAATAAAAGATGTTCTAATTGATGTGCAATATTTTGATATTGCGTCAAAGACAATTAAAGTTATTAATAGTGGTGATTGTAATTTCGGTTACCGCGATAGCATTTTTAAGAATGAGTTAAAAGGTAAATATATAATTACCGGAATAACAATTGAACTGAAGAAAACAAAAAAACTTATCACAAACTATAGAGCAATAAAAGATTTCTTAGGCAACAAAAAGGAGGAAGATTTAACACTTCATGAATTAAGTGAGCTGATTTCGAAGATTAGGAGCAGTAAACTTCCGGACCCGAAGAGGTTTGGAAATGCCGGTAGTTTTTTCAAAAATCCCGAGATTTCAAAAAAACAGCTTGAAAAATTAAAAGAGAATCATAGTGATTTGGTTTTCTTTGAGGTGGAAAATTCTAAGTATAAAATTCCGGCCGCATACATGATTGAAAAATGTGGTTTCAAAGGAAAGAATGTGGGAAATGTTGGAACATATAACAGGCAGGCTTTAGTTATTATCAATCTTGGGCGAGCCACCGGAAATGAAATTCTAGATTACGCTAAAAAAATACAAGATGCTGTTTATCAAAAATTTAATGTAAAGATTCATCCGGAAGTAAATATTATCTGA
- a CDS encoding alkaline phosphatase family protein, giving the protein MSRVLMIFIDGVGIGENDPLKNPFFKFGFNTFTKIFGRIPHLSDQRISITNGAVFPVDPLLDIPGIPLSGTGQTSIFCGINAPRFINQHFGPYPYSTLIPIIREQNIFAELIKKGKSVAFANAYPKIFFDYINSGRRRLSVTTLSCILSDVYLRKIKDLYQGKALSAEIDNRRFVERLNYKLPIIKHELAARRLVRLTREHDFTLFEIFHTDHIGHGRNSEMLIQFHTLLDSFLQSIIQNLPDDTTFLLCSDHGNYEDLSIKSHTLNPSLAIAYGPGADYLSKRISNLTHIKEALMDLIL; this is encoded by the coding sequence ATGAGCAGAGTGCTGATGATATTTATTGATGGTGTTGGTATCGGCGAAAATGACCCATTAAAAAATCCATTCTTCAAATTTGGCTTTAATACATTTACGAAAATATTTGGTAGAATACCCCATCTTAGTGATCAAAGAATTTCGATCACTAATGGAGCAGTTTTCCCGGTTGATCCGCTACTTGATATCCCAGGAATTCCACTAAGCGGAACAGGGCAAACATCCATTTTTTGCGGGATTAATGCTCCCCGATTTATAAATCAACATTTCGGACCTTATCCATATTCTACATTAATACCAATAATTAGAGAGCAAAATATATTTGCCGAGCTGATAAAAAAAGGTAAGTCAGTTGCCTTTGCCAATGCTTATCCAAAAATATTTTTCGATTATATAAATTCGGGAAGGAGAAGACTAAGTGTAACTACTTTAAGCTGCATACTTTCCGACGTTTACCTAAGGAAAATAAAAGATTTATATCAAGGTAAAGCCCTTAGTGCTGAAATTGATAATAGAAGATTTGTTGAGCGCTTAAATTATAAGCTGCCAATTATCAAGCATGAGCTAGCGGCAAGGAGATTGGTTCGATTAACCCGGGAGCACGATTTTACACTATTTGAAATTTTTCATACCGATCATATTGGTCATGGCCGAAACAGTGAAATGCTTATTCAGTTTCATACTTTACTCGACTCATTTCTTCAATCTATTATACAAAACCTACCCGATGACACTACCTTTTTACTTTGTTCTGATCATGGTAATTATGAAGATTTATCAATCAAGAGCCACACTTTAAATCCTTCGTTGGCTATAGCGTATGGCCCAGGAGCTGACTATTTGAGCAAGAGAATATCGAATCTCACACATATTAAGGAAGCATTAATGGACTTAATACTTTGA
- a CDS encoding sigma 54-interacting transcriptional regulator — protein MNYLKINTLGELKSAKYKSVSVKEEMRHNLINSLKNKVNLFSDIIGYDETVIPEIQTAILSKHNIILLGLRGQAKTKIARLMTNLLDEYHPIIAGSELNDDPFNPISRYGKDQVAVNGENTKIDWVHRNDRYTEKLATPDVTIADLIGDVDPIKAASLKLPYSDERVIHYGLIPRSNRGIFVINELPDLQARIQVALFNILQEKDIQIRGFKVRLPLDVQFIFTANPEDYTNRGSIVTPLKDRIDSQILTHYPKSLSISKNITAQEVKLDENQRNRIHVPELIKSIIEQTAIEARSSEFVDSKSGVSARLTISALENVYSYAERRILINNESNTFVRISDIIGIIPSITGKVELVYEGEQEGPVKVAHILLSKAVKFQFNNHFPSPDRVKKKHEENPYQRIMEWFSKGNKIDLLNNLSFNDYELTITKVEGLSELVDKYYPKIDKNEKLLYMEFVLHGLSEHSLLSKYLIESGVEFKDMLSSMFSNEDNDLENEEDSYI, from the coding sequence ATGAATTACTTAAAAATTAATACTCTTGGCGAATTAAAGTCAGCAAAATATAAAAGTGTAAGTGTGAAAGAAGAGATGAGACACAATCTCATTAATTCTCTAAAGAATAAAGTTAATTTATTTAGCGATATTATTGGGTATGATGAAACGGTCATTCCTGAAATCCAGACTGCCATTCTTTCAAAACATAATATTATTTTATTGGGTCTTCGTGGACAGGCAAAAACAAAAATTGCCCGGTTAATGACGAATCTGCTGGATGAATATCATCCAATAATTGCAGGTTCAGAATTGAATGATGATCCATTTAATCCAATTTCCCGGTATGGTAAAGATCAAGTTGCCGTCAATGGAGAAAATACAAAGATTGACTGGGTTCACCGGAACGACAGATATACCGAGAAACTTGCCACACCAGATGTTACAATTGCGGATTTGATTGGGGATGTTGATCCGATAAAAGCGGCTTCATTAAAACTTCCCTATTCTGATGAAAGAGTAATTCATTATGGTTTAATTCCACGGTCTAATCGAGGAATATTTGTGATTAATGAATTACCCGATTTGCAAGCAAGAATTCAAGTCGCTCTCTTTAATATTCTACAAGAAAAAGATATTCAAATTAGAGGATTTAAAGTAAGACTTCCGCTCGATGTTCAATTCATTTTTACTGCTAATCCGGAGGATTACACAAATCGTGGATCAATAGTTACACCTTTAAAGGATCGAATCGATTCCCAAATTCTAACGCATTACCCAAAATCACTTTCTATATCAAAAAATATTACAGCACAGGAAGTAAAGTTGGATGAGAATCAGCGAAATAGAATTCATGTTCCCGAGTTGATAAAAAGCATAATTGAGCAGACTGCAATTGAAGCACGCTCAAGTGAATTTGTTGATTCAAAAAGTGGTGTCTCGGCAAGGCTAACTATATCTGCACTGGAAAATGTTTATAGCTATGCCGAGAGAAGAATTCTAATCAATAATGAATCTAATACTTTCGTGCGCATTTCCGATATTATTGGAATCATTCCATCAATAACTGGAAAGGTTGAATTAGTGTATGAAGGTGAGCAGGAAGGACCCGTTAAAGTAGCTCATATTTTATTGAGTAAAGCCGTTAAATTCCAATTTAACAATCACTTCCCTTCGCCAGATCGAGTAAAGAAAAAGCATGAAGAAAATCCTTATCAAAGGATTATGGAATGGTTTTCAAAAGGCAATAAAATTGATTTACTTAATAATCTGTCATTTAACGACTATGAATTGACTATCACGAAAGTAGAGGGATTGAGCGAGTTAGTAGATAAATATTACCCAAAAATTGATAAGAATGAAAAACTACTATATATGGAATTTGTGCTACATGGATTATCGGAGCATTCATTACTCAGCAAATATTTAATTGAAAGTGGGGTTGAATTTAAAGATATGCTGAGCAGTATGTTCAGCAATGAAGATAATGATTTGGAAAATGAGGAAGATTCTTATATTTGA
- a CDS encoding DNA internalization-related competence protein ComEC/Rec2, with protein MKNYPVIKVAMLFILGIILQKVFNLQTGLLLYPWILFFVLSIIFLLFYKKESLQICFVILTLIISGAFYFSYMFNPVSYPFQKEKLAKSNVFGTISDIELEKENKIIIFVDTDSVKHNNNSVNINTKLRCAIYDSTEALRSLYSKLGIGDKLKITGTIIRPRNIRNPGEFDYELYLNQIDVAGIINTFSSKEILLLDKASPNFKHFIFQVRKSVDQLLESSHNKTTHSLLRGLLLADRSLISYESRNEFISAGVIHVLAVSGLHVGFIAMIFVFLFSRFGFKAKMILTIFGLVVFTLICGAPPSVVRASIMAIVIIIAKLTGRSTNLFNSLAIAALIIILINPNELFSPGFQLSFSAVLSIGIMYPILNKLFNAEAIRNRYYKYIIQFVAVSLSAQIGTLPFTIYYFEKVSLVALLANFFVIPLIGIILITAFITLFISIIFPFLTLFYASANEFLTFILFNIVHQSAVIKYSSFEVFNYSIYDGLVFYLSVVTLFFVLKKFVTTIPKIIAVILLFPVSILFSQIDNEKLLDDKKFNLVMLDVGQGDSFFIMFPDGKTALIDAGEKTEYFDIGEYILYPFFKRNNIKKIDYAFVSHLDTDHAGGFNYLVEKNFIDTIYLPTIDSTNSEDLYFNRRLKEYGVITRNYNKSRLNISGAELYILNDEYSNRLAGTNSNRKSGLMKLVFGNYSFLFTGDTDKFMEGYYSRRYAEFLNSTFLKVGHHGSKTSTSEIFLNLVNPQNALISCGVENKFKHPSKSIIDLLEGENISIFRTDKSGAVIFTTDGKELNQINWRNL; from the coding sequence TTGAAAAATTATCCAGTTATAAAAGTAGCTATGCTTTTTATTTTGGGTATCATTTTACAAAAGGTATTTAATCTCCAAACAGGATTATTACTTTACCCTTGGATTTTATTTTTTGTTCTCTCAATTATATTTTTACTTTTTTATAAAAAAGAATCATTACAGATTTGTTTTGTAATCTTAACACTAATTATTTCGGGGGCATTTTACTTTTCATATATGTTTAATCCGGTTTCCTATCCCTTCCAAAAAGAAAAACTTGCAAAAAGTAATGTTTTTGGTACAATCAGCGATATTGAACTGGAAAAGGAAAATAAAATAATAATCTTCGTCGATACTGATTCTGTAAAGCATAATAATAATTCAGTTAACATCAATACAAAGTTAAGATGCGCTATATATGATTCAACTGAAGCATTGCGAAGTTTATACTCAAAACTGGGGATTGGGGATAAACTAAAAATTACCGGGACAATAATCCGTCCGAGGAATATTAGAAATCCGGGCGAGTTTGATTATGAACTTTACCTCAACCAAATTGATGTTGCCGGGATTATCAATACATTCTCTTCAAAGGAGATTTTACTATTAGATAAAGCTTCTCCAAATTTCAAACATTTTATTTTTCAAGTGAGGAAAAGTGTTGACCAATTATTAGAGAGTTCTCACAATAAAACTACCCATTCACTATTGCGTGGGTTATTACTTGCCGACCGAAGTTTAATTAGTTATGAATCGCGCAATGAATTTATATCTGCAGGTGTAATTCATGTACTGGCAGTATCTGGACTTCATGTTGGATTTATTGCAATGATTTTTGTCTTCCTTTTTTCACGATTTGGATTTAAGGCGAAGATGATTTTGACAATTTTCGGTTTGGTGGTATTCACGTTAATATGCGGCGCACCGCCATCGGTAGTTCGCGCTTCAATTATGGCTATTGTTATTATTATTGCAAAATTAACCGGAAGAAGTACAAATCTTTTTAACTCACTGGCAATTGCAGCACTTATAATTATATTGATTAATCCGAATGAATTATTTTCTCCCGGCTTTCAATTATCATTTAGCGCTGTTTTATCAATAGGAATAATGTATCCAATTCTGAATAAATTATTTAATGCTGAAGCCATTAGAAATCGATACTATAAGTATATAATTCAGTTTGTAGCTGTTTCCTTGTCAGCTCAAATAGGCACTCTTCCTTTTACGATTTATTATTTTGAAAAAGTATCACTAGTTGCGTTGTTGGCTAATTTTTTTGTGATACCATTGATAGGCATTATTTTAATTACAGCGTTTATTACACTATTTATATCAATTATTTTTCCATTTCTGACTCTATTTTATGCTTCAGCAAATGAATTTCTAACATTTATTCTATTTAATATAGTTCACCAATCTGCTGTTATTAAATACTCTTCATTTGAAGTATTCAATTATTCTATTTATGATGGATTAGTGTTTTATCTTTCGGTTGTTACATTATTCTTTGTACTTAAAAAATTTGTTACAACAATTCCCAAAATTATTGCAGTAATTTTATTGTTCCCAGTCAGTATTCTCTTTTCCCAAATTGATAATGAAAAATTATTGGATGATAAAAAATTTAATTTAGTGATGCTCGATGTTGGGCAGGGAGATAGTTTTTTTATAATGTTCCCAGATGGTAAAACAGCATTAATTGATGCAGGTGAAAAAACGGAATATTTTGATATAGGTGAGTACATTTTATATCCCTTTTTCAAAAGAAATAACATTAAAAAAATTGATTACGCATTTGTTTCTCATCTGGATACTGATCATGCAGGAGGGTTTAATTATTTAGTAGAGAAGAACTTTATAGATACTATTTACCTTCCAACGATTGATTCCACGAATAGTGAAGACTTGTATTTTAACAGACGCTTAAAAGAATATGGTGTTATAACTCGTAATTATAATAAATCAAGATTAAACATTAGTGGTGCTGAATTGTATATTCTTAATGATGAATACTCTAATAGACTTGCGGGTACAAACAGTAATAGAAAAAGTGGTCTAATGAAACTAGTATTTGGTAATTACTCATTTCTCTTTACAGGTGATACCGACAAATTTATGGAAGGGTATTATTCTCGAAGATATGCTGAATTTTTGAATTCAACATTTCTAAAAGTTGGGCATCATGGAAGCAAAACTAGTACTTCTGAAATATTCCTTAATCTGGTCAATCCCCAAAATGCTCTTATCAGTTGTGGAGTTGAAAATAAATTTAAGCACCCAAGTAAGTCGATAATTGATTTATTAGAAGGTGAGAATATCAGCATATTTAGAACTGATAAATCCGGTGCTGTTATATTTACTACCGATGGGAAAGAATTAAATCAAATTAATTGGCGGAATTTATAG
- the dtd gene encoding D-tyrosyl-tRNA(Tyr) deacylase yields MRAVIQRVSAGSVKIEAPEHYEEIGKGMVILLGVKIGDTDGDAIYLADKCCNLRIFEDSNDKMNISLKDINGEALVISQFTLFGDTRKGNRPSFSEAAEPESANQLYEKFIEQMKKNLSNEKVKKGIFGAMMEVKIINTGPVTLIVESKG; encoded by the coding sequence ATGAGGGCTGTAATTCAAAGAGTTTCAGCTGGTTCAGTGAAAATTGAAGCTCCAGAGCATTATGAAGAGATTGGGAAGGGGATGGTAATACTTCTCGGTGTAAAAATCGGGGATACAGATGGTGACGCAATTTATCTTGCCGACAAATGCTGTAATCTCCGCATATTTGAAGATTCAAATGATAAGATGAATATATCGCTAAAAGATATAAACGGAGAGGCGCTAGTGATTTCACAGTTTACTTTGTTTGGTGATACCAGAAAGGGGAACAGACCCAGTTTTTCGGAGGCGGCTGAACCAGAATCCGCAAATCAGCTTTACGAAAAATTTATTGAGCAGATGAAAAAGAACCTAAGTAACGAAAAAGTTAAAAAAGGAATATTTGGAGCCATGATGGAAGTCAAAATTATCAATACCGGCCCGGTTACTTTAATTGTTGAATCGAAGGGATAA
- the prmC gene encoding peptide chain release factor N(5)-glutamine methyltransferase, with protein sequence MLTLIEVLTKSTEYLEKKGIDSARLNAELLLAEVLNCKRLDIYLRFDKPLAEDELVKYREFISRRGKYEPLQYIVGYTEFYGQRINVTKDVLIPRPETEILVESIVDQFRSVPNLKIIDIGTGSGNISIALAKNLISPSITTIDTSQEAIIVAKNNCTLNNLNGEVDFVHGDILTHSFQHEYDIVVSNPPYISLTEYESLQNEVKYYEPKNALTDFHDGLFYFESIAHKMYDYLTSGGKIFFEIGFGQSAAVKKILTNNKYSHIEIIKDYQNIDRVIFGVRE encoded by the coding sequence ATGCTCACACTCATAGAAGTATTAACCAAATCAACCGAATATCTTGAAAAAAAGGGGATTGACTCTGCACGTCTCAATGCCGAGTTGTTACTTGCGGAAGTACTAAATTGTAAGCGTTTAGATATTTATCTGCGCTTTGATAAACCTTTAGCTGAAGATGAATTAGTGAAATATCGTGAATTTATTTCTCGAAGAGGAAAGTACGAACCTCTTCAATATATTGTGGGTTATACAGAATTTTATGGCCAAAGAATAAATGTGACTAAAGATGTTTTAATTCCTCGACCAGAAACGGAAATTCTCGTTGAATCTATTGTTGATCAATTCCGTTCTGTTCCAAACTTAAAAATTATTGATATTGGCACCGGGAGCGGCAATATTTCAATCGCGCTGGCCAAAAATCTTATATCACCATCAATCACAACAATCGACACTTCGCAAGAAGCAATCATTGTTGCTAAAAATAATTGCACTCTAAATAATCTTAATGGTGAAGTAGATTTTGTTCACGGGGATATACTAACTCATTCATTTCAACATGAATATGATATTGTCGTTTCAAATCCTCCATACATATCTTTGACAGAATATGAATCATTGCAAAATGAGGTGAAGTATTATGAACCAAAAAATGCATTAACGGATTTTCATGATGGACTATTTTATTTCGAATCTATCGCACATAAAATGTATGATTATCTCACAAGTGGTGGCAAAATATTTTTTGAGATTGGTTTTGGGCAGTCTGCTGCGGTTAAAAAAATCTTAACTAATAATAAATATTCCCACATTGAGATAATTAAAGATTATCAAAACATAGATCGAGTAATTTTCGGAGTCAGAGAATGA
- a CDS encoding heavy metal-binding domain-containing protein encodes MLVTTTPSIEGKKITKYLGLVSGEAILGANIFKDLFASIRDIVGGRSAAYERELRQAKDIAISEMLDQARAMGGNAVVAVDLDFETIGQGGSMLMVSACGTAVQIEE; translated from the coding sequence ATGTTAGTAACAACCACCCCATCTATCGAAGGGAAAAAAATTACAAAGTATTTAGGTTTGGTTTCCGGCGAAGCTATTTTAGGAGCAAATATTTTTAAAGACTTATTTGCCAGCATCCGAGATATAGTTGGCGGAAGATCAGCGGCGTATGAACGTGAATTGCGGCAAGCTAAAGATATTGCTATAAGTGAGATGCTGGATCAAGCACGCGCTATGGGTGGAAATGCTGTTGTGGCTGTAGATTTAGACTTTGAAACTATTGGGCAAGGTGGAAGTATGTTAATGGTTTCTGCCTGCGGTACTGCTGTACAGATTGAAGAATAG
- a CDS encoding anion transporter has product MEFKFYIYSFVILLTIYGIAVGNYPKFRMNRATIALIGAVVLILINAISFEKALQAVDLNTILLLFSMMVINSNLKISGFFNKTTQFVLKYASTPTRLIFLVTFSSGILSALFLNDTIVLAVTPVLIDVLKKLKRNPIPYIIALVASANVGSSATLIGNPQNMIIGVSSGISFVDYTIIQSVPSIIGLVLINLIIIPLYRKEFSNENFGTIHIERVYIYKPLLIKSIVSLIIMLGMLVFGINLALSAFTAAAILLFTRRLKPERVFQEIDWSLLVFFSGLFIITDSIETSGIGNILFVGMKPFFDGGLASFTVTTALLSNLVSNVPAVILIKPLIPMMGSEDKVWMVLGFASTFAGNLTLLGSVANLIGIEIARKQNIIISFWEYLKSGILITILTIAVGLIWFSYIV; this is encoded by the coding sequence ATGGAATTCAAATTCTATATTTATTCATTCGTAATTCTTCTAACTATTTATGGCATTGCGGTAGGGAATTACCCAAAATTCAGAATGAACAGAGCAACAATTGCGCTGATTGGTGCGGTTGTACTCATCCTAATAAATGCCATAAGTTTTGAAAAAGCACTTCAAGCAGTCGATCTAAATACAATCTTGCTCCTCTTTTCTATGATGGTTATTAATTCGAATCTTAAAATTTCCGGCTTCTTTAATAAAACTACCCAGTTTGTTCTAAAATATGCCAGCACACCAACTAGGTTGATTTTCCTAGTTACATTTTCTTCAGGAATTCTTTCCGCTCTATTTCTTAACGATACAATTGTACTTGCCGTAACGCCTGTACTTATTGATGTGTTAAAAAAACTTAAGCGGAATCCTATACCTTACATAATTGCCTTGGTAGCGTCTGCCAATGTTGGTTCATCCGCAACTCTCATTGGTAATCCTCAAAACATGATTATTGGAGTATCATCCGGGATTAGTTTTGTTGATTATACAATTATCCAGAGTGTACCCTCAATAATTGGTTTAGTCTTAATTAATCTTATAATCATACCATTGTACCGTAAGGAATTTAGCAATGAAAATTTTGGTACTATTCATATAGAGCGGGTGTACATTTATAAACCTCTACTGATTAAAAGTATAGTCTCATTAATTATAATGCTCGGTATGTTAGTTTTCGGAATTAATTTGGCTTTATCAGCTTTTACGGCGGCGGCAATTTTATTATTTACTAGAAGGCTAAAACCGGAACGAGTATTTCAAGAAATTGATTGGTCTTTGCTTGTATTTTTTTCCGGATTATTTATTATTACTGATTCTATTGAGACTTCAGGAATCGGGAATATACTATTTGTTGGAATGAAACCATTTTTTGATGGAGGACTTGCGAGTTTTACCGTTACAACGGCTTTGTTATCAAATTTAGTTTCTAATGTACCGGCGGTAATACTAATAAAACCATTAATTCCAATGATGGGGAGTGAGGATAAGGTCTGGATGGTACTCGGTTTTGCATCCACATTCGCGGGTAATTTAACACTCTTGGGTTCAGTAGCAAATCTAATTGGCATTGAAATAGCGAGAAAACAAAATATCATAATTAGTTTTTGGGAATACCTTAAAAGTGGTATTCTTATAACCATTCTCACTATTGCCGTTGGATTAATTTGGTTTAGCTATATTGTTTGA